Proteins encoded by one window of Culicoides brevitarsis isolate CSIRO-B50_1 chromosome 2, AGI_CSIRO_Cbre_v1, whole genome shotgun sequence:
- the LOC134831888 gene encoding SUN domain-containing ossification factor isoform X2 — MMFVRKLVNRIRKMKNFNVLIWICWVVCLTQILALSTLYKSLPDIPANGPLITLVDQPELRVDSELNEHIDDSLKNATAFVMINNPNENDPELPPTSTEKSEIDEIPSSQEEIAPSTEESATKDDISAEKIKPATPQEQNNTEDGTIPVFSEWAQKQMQEAEQKQKEEEENGSVVIPKSQRQHNPKHQVVKLRAKNYASPDCGAKILASNADAQSTGSVLTASKDEYLLSPCTSRIWFVVELCEPIQAEKIDLANFELFSSSPKNFTVGVSNRFPTRDWSNVGHFTAKDERDVQTFVLHPQLFGKFVRVDIQSHYNSEHYCPVSLFRVYGTSEFEAFETENQPTVIATPDDLEDEEEEDEGNAVFEPSIDEPLRHGKKKSKTKGEKEKNILKTAGEAVMNMVKKAAEALSKTNEHQNRTLRTFKTRECVSVITPFLCNSCPTQLSASVQQVAACYDDVLTQLAANPVVTESLSRDLCAIFVDPALNKAQLPPTPSTIRRNYVATMLPLNISIGVCNKIHWEHLKSLEAIDKMKNEVPFVEENHEKESKVAEEVNENEQKPQENAEVQSEKEEISHEERIFQNAEDSQPPLSQETNETEPETVTNSIDNVSTEDVQVVIDAPPLAPINLPEKIATSEEEVAENDKIDESPSHETIEINGNNSWENLETLLASNGNGGDSVPTTNPTINHKQGQPESVFLRLSNRIKSLERNMSLSGQYLEELSRRYKKQVEELQQSFAKTLHHIEEQNRKNTDREQQLYEQNLQMRHDLNEVIETLQNWKIIVTYCGGFLFVQLLFMFFVLRNCSRRNNLLTEALEATIAASKKKKKNKGDLKRRKSIDGTLHSSPSVRQRRPSEEALKITGHYEDLLISSGGGDDVRNIGSGSEGTDFVEVMKVSDSVSSKKKKNKEKIRKTSTGSRLSKRSSSGDSNLLRGESPAEYDIKNGNLIRCNADNKPIEEMPYLEDNDEFIIPTASELSYNEYVPSMSSSQRINGMDSSISDTSSRSSNTKLDKSRRLSSPAFFKSALGRSSTRKSLPPVVQTSGWEWYRLRKSKAKSESPDVISVGAGSNISTSTPIVDKSDANSDEASSKSKKAGGSFRRILKKVF, encoded by the exons ATGATGTTTGTACGGAAACTAGTCAATCGCATCAGGAAgatgaagaattttaatgttCTGATATGGATTTGTTGGGTCGTCTGTCTCACACAAATTCTTGCCTTATCCACGTTGTACAAAAG cTTACCAGACATTCCTGCAAATGGTCCTCTCATCACTTTAGTTGATCAACCGGAGCTTCGAGTGGATTCTGAGCTCAACGAACACATCGACGACAGTCTCAAAAATGCCACAGCGTTCGTGATGATCAACAATCCCAACGAAAATGATCCAGAATTGCCGCCTACATCAACGGAAAAGTCCGAAATTGACGAAATTCCATCCTCGCAAGAAGAAATTGCTCCATCCACGGAAGAATCCGCGACAAAAGACGACATTTCCGCGGAAAAAATCAAACCTGCGACGCCGCAAGAGCAAAACAACACCGAAGACGGCACAATTCCCGTGTTTTCGGAATGGGCGCAGAAGCAAATGCAAGAAGctgagcaaaaacaaaaagaagaagaggaaaacGGCAGTGTCGTTATCCCGAAAAGTCAGCGTCAGCACAATCCGAAGCATCAAGTGGTGAAATTACGAGCGAAAAATTATGCTTCTCCCGATTGCGGCGCGAAAATCCTTGCTTCGAACGCTGATGCGCAAAGTACGGGTTCTGTTCTCACTGCTTCGAAGGACGAATATTTGCTCAGTCCGTGTACGAGTCGCATTTGGTTCGTCGTTGAGTTGTGCGAACCCATTCAAGCGGAAAAAATCGATTTGGCGAATTTCGagcttttttcgtcgtcgccCAAAAACTTCACTGTAGGCGTTTCCAATCGATTTCCGACACGAGATTGGTCCAATGTGGGTCATTTTACGGCGAAAGATGAGCGAGATGTTCAAACTTTCGTCTTGCATCCGcaattatttggaaaattcgTGCGAGTTGACATCCAATCGCACTACAATTCGGAGCATTATTGCCCGGTTTCGCTCTTTCGCGTATACGGAACGTCCGAATTTGAGGCATTTGAGACGGAAAATCAACCGACAGTGATAGCGACGCCCGATGATTTGGAAGATGAGGAGGAAGAAGATGAAGGAAATGCCGTTTTTGAGCCGAGTATCGACGAACCGCTGCGTCATgggaagaaaaaatcaaaaactaaaggcgaaaaggagaaaaatatcCTCAAAACAGCGGGAGAAGCTGTCATGAATATGGTTAAAAAGGCAGCCGAAGCACTTTCGAAGACAAACGAACATCAAAATCGAACTTTAAGGACATTCAAAACGCGCGAATGTGTGTCTGTCATTACGCCATTCCTGTGTAACTCGTGCCCGACGCAACTTAGTGCTTCAGTTCAACAAGTTGCGGCATGTTACGACGACGTATTAACCCAATTAGCTGCAAATCCCGTCGTCACTGAGAGTCTTTCACGTGATCTTTGTGCCATTTTTGTTGATCCCGCTCTCAACAAAGCTCAGTTACCGCCAACTCCGTCGACAATTCGTCGTAATTACGTCGCAACGATGCTTCCGTTGAACATTTCCATCGGTGTTTGCAACAAAATCCATTGGGAACACCTGAAATCCTTGGAAGCCATTGACAAAATGAAGAATGAGGTGCCATTTGTGGaagaaaatcacgaaaaagaGTCAAAAGTCGCAGAAGAAGTCAatgaaaacgaacaaaaaccgCAAGAAAATGCTGAAGTTCAGTCCGAAAAGGAAGAAATCTCGCACGAGGAacgaattttccaaaatgcGGAAGACAGTCAACCCCCATTGTCGCAAGAAACGAACGAAACAGAGCCCGAAACTGTCACAAATAGCATCGACAATGTCTCTACTGAGGATGTTCAAGTCGTTATTGACGCGCCTCCGTTAGCGCCCATTAATTTGCCCGAAAAAATTGCAACTTCCGAAGAGGAAGTtgctgaaaatgataaaattgatgaaagcCCGTCGCATGAAACGATCgaaataaatggaaataatTCATGGGAGAATTTAGAAACGCTTTTGGCGAGCAATGGAAATGGAGGAGACTCGGTTCCAACGACCAATCCAACGATAAATCACAAACAAGGTCAACCAGAAAGTGTTTTCCTGCGTTTGTCGAATCGgataaag tCACTCGAGAGGAATATGTCGCTATCGGGTCAGTATTTGGAAGAGCTTTCGCGTCGTTACAAGAAGCAAGTTGAAGAGTTGCAACAATCTTTCGCCAAAACTTTGCATCATATCGAGGagcaaaatcgtaaaaatactGATCGCGAGCAACAATTGTACGAACAAAACCTGCAAATGCGTCACGATTTGAATGAAGTGATCGAAACATTGCAAAATTGGAAGATTATTGTCACTTATTGCGGCGGATTTCTCTTCGTTCAGTtacttttcatgtttttcgtgCTGCGAAACTGCTCAAGACGCAATAATTTGTTGACAGAAGCGCTCGAAGCGACAATCGCAGcgtcaaaaaagaagaaaaagaacaaaGGAGACCTAAAACGAAGGAAATCCATCGATGGCACGTTACATAGTTCACCTTCTGTGAGGCAAAGACGCCCCAGCGAAGAAGCTCTGAAGATTACGGGACATTACGAGGACTTGCTCATCTCTTCGGGAGGCGGCGATGATGTTCGTAACATCGGTTCGGGCAGCGAAGGCACCGATTTCGTCGAAGTAATGAAAGTTTCCGACTCCGTTTCgagcaaaaagaagaaaaataaggaaaaaatccgaaaaacaTCGACAGGAAGTCGTTTATCGAAACGCAGCAGTTCCGGCGACAGTAATTTACTGCGTGGCGAGTCACCAGCTGAATACGACATCAAAAATGGGAACTTGATTCGATGTAATGCCGACAATAAACCCATTGAAGAAATGCCATATTTGGAAGATAACGACGAATTTATCATCCCAACAGCGTCGGAGCTGTCCTATAACGAGTACGTGCCCTCGATGTCGAGTAGTCAGCGAATTAACGGCATGGATTCCTCAATTTCGGACACTTCGTCACGCTCAAGCAACACAAAACTCGACAAATCCCGGAGACTTTCGTCGCCAGCATTTTTCAAATCGGCTCTCGGGCGTTCGAGTACAAGGAAATCGTTGCCGCCCGTCGTTCAAACGAGCGGATGGGAATGGTATCGCTTGCGAAAGTCGAAAGCAAAGTCAGAAAGCCCCGATGTGATCAGTGTCGGAGCCGGAAGTAACATCAGCACATCCACGCCGATCGTTGACAAGAGTGATGCGAACAGCGACGAGGCTTCGAGCAAATCTAAGAAGGCAGGCGGGAGCTTTCGACGCATTCTGAAGaaggttttttaa
- the LOC134831606 gene encoding uncharacterized protein LOC134831606 produces MFRLVVLSAFIAVAAAAPSVTHHGLATHSVSHGAVVVDTYQPSVLKKTVIQEPVLKSYEKTVVKPELTVVEEPTVHHVGNVVKSFPTAVSHQSQTIVHSKADVVEPIYQHGLKKTVIETPRIEKHVVHQPEIHTKTLVEASPAVHTSYVASAPAVHTYSAPLTKTLVAAPLTKTLVHEAPLTYSHGVYSHGLPLTYAHSAPAVHAW; encoded by the exons ATGTTCCGTTTG GTGGTGTTGTCTGCATTcattgctgttgctgctgctgctcccAGCGTCACGCATCACGGTCTCGCTACGCACAGCGTCTCCCATGGTGCCGTCGTCGTTGATACCTATCAACCATCTGTCTTGAAGAAGACCGTCATCCAAGAGCCCGTTCTCAAGTCCTACGAAAAAACTGTCGTCAAACCCGAATTGACTGTCGTTGAAGAACCCACTGTTCATCATGTTGGCAACGTTGTCAAGAGCTTCCCAACTGCCGTCTCGCATCAAAGCCAAACGATTGTACACAGCAAAGCTGACGTTGTTGAGCCCATCTACCAACACGGACTCAAGAAAACCGTTATCGAGACCCCAAGAATCGAGAAACACGTTGTCCATCAACCCGAAATCCACACAAAGACTCTCGTTGAAGCCTCTCCAGCTGTCCATACATCGTACGTTGCCTCGGCTCCAGCAGTTCACACTTATTCGGCTCCCTTGACAAAGACTCTTGTTGCTGCCCCCTTGACCAAAACACTCGTTCATGAAGCTCCATTGACCTACAGCCATGGCGTTTACTCACACGGGCTCCCTCTTACCTATGCTCACTCAGCTCCAGCTGTCCATGCTTGGTAA
- the LOC134831888 gene encoding SUN domain-containing ossification factor isoform X1, protein MIKFNLRHTYWLLLVISLVSSCLLFLIVAAETNAAATQSPQKSEKVQEIVKSDKNEAQTATKAVKTKEKINLVKERAPKRRENVSSTEKKCLKGERVTGKSDKSKFFDAENVAHDVVFLESASKNSGVIQNDLPDIPANGPLITLVDQPELRVDSELNEHIDDSLKNATAFVMINNPNENDPELPPTSTEKSEIDEIPSSQEEIAPSTEESATKDDISAEKIKPATPQEQNNTEDGTIPVFSEWAQKQMQEAEQKQKEEEENGSVVIPKSQRQHNPKHQVVKLRAKNYASPDCGAKILASNADAQSTGSVLTASKDEYLLSPCTSRIWFVVELCEPIQAEKIDLANFELFSSSPKNFTVGVSNRFPTRDWSNVGHFTAKDERDVQTFVLHPQLFGKFVRVDIQSHYNSEHYCPVSLFRVYGTSEFEAFETENQPTVIATPDDLEDEEEEDEGNAVFEPSIDEPLRHGKKKSKTKGEKEKNILKTAGEAVMNMVKKAAEALSKTNEHQNRTLRTFKTRECVSVITPFLCNSCPTQLSASVQQVAACYDDVLTQLAANPVVTESLSRDLCAIFVDPALNKAQLPPTPSTIRRNYVATMLPLNISIGVCNKIHWEHLKSLEAIDKMKNEVPFVEENHEKESKVAEEVNENEQKPQENAEVQSEKEEISHEERIFQNAEDSQPPLSQETNETEPETVTNSIDNVSTEDVQVVIDAPPLAPINLPEKIATSEEEVAENDKIDESPSHETIEINGNNSWENLETLLASNGNGGDSVPTTNPTINHKQGQPESVFLRLSNRIKSLERNMSLSGQYLEELSRRYKKQVEELQQSFAKTLHHIEEQNRKNTDREQQLYEQNLQMRHDLNEVIETLQNWKIIVTYCGGFLFVQLLFMFFVLRNCSRRNNLLTEALEATIAASKKKKKNKGDLKRRKSIDGTLHSSPSVRQRRPSEEALKITGHYEDLLISSGGGDDVRNIGSGSEGTDFVEVMKVSDSVSSKKKKNKEKIRKTSTGSRLSKRSSSGDSNLLRGESPAEYDIKNGNLIRCNADNKPIEEMPYLEDNDEFIIPTASELSYNEYVPSMSSSQRINGMDSSISDTSSRSSNTKLDKSRRLSSPAFFKSALGRSSTRKSLPPVVQTSGWEWYRLRKSKAKSESPDVISVGAGSNISTSTPIVDKSDANSDEASSKSKKAGGSFRRILKKVF, encoded by the exons CGTCGTTTTCCTCGAATCCGCTTCCAAAAACTCCGGCGTCATTCAGAATGA cTTACCAGACATTCCTGCAAATGGTCCTCTCATCACTTTAGTTGATCAACCGGAGCTTCGAGTGGATTCTGAGCTCAACGAACACATCGACGACAGTCTCAAAAATGCCACAGCGTTCGTGATGATCAACAATCCCAACGAAAATGATCCAGAATTGCCGCCTACATCAACGGAAAAGTCCGAAATTGACGAAATTCCATCCTCGCAAGAAGAAATTGCTCCATCCACGGAAGAATCCGCGACAAAAGACGACATTTCCGCGGAAAAAATCAAACCTGCGACGCCGCAAGAGCAAAACAACACCGAAGACGGCACAATTCCCGTGTTTTCGGAATGGGCGCAGAAGCAAATGCAAGAAGctgagcaaaaacaaaaagaagaagaggaaaacGGCAGTGTCGTTATCCCGAAAAGTCAGCGTCAGCACAATCCGAAGCATCAAGTGGTGAAATTACGAGCGAAAAATTATGCTTCTCCCGATTGCGGCGCGAAAATCCTTGCTTCGAACGCTGATGCGCAAAGTACGGGTTCTGTTCTCACTGCTTCGAAGGACGAATATTTGCTCAGTCCGTGTACGAGTCGCATTTGGTTCGTCGTTGAGTTGTGCGAACCCATTCAAGCGGAAAAAATCGATTTGGCGAATTTCGagcttttttcgtcgtcgccCAAAAACTTCACTGTAGGCGTTTCCAATCGATTTCCGACACGAGATTGGTCCAATGTGGGTCATTTTACGGCGAAAGATGAGCGAGATGTTCAAACTTTCGTCTTGCATCCGcaattatttggaaaattcgTGCGAGTTGACATCCAATCGCACTACAATTCGGAGCATTATTGCCCGGTTTCGCTCTTTCGCGTATACGGAACGTCCGAATTTGAGGCATTTGAGACGGAAAATCAACCGACAGTGATAGCGACGCCCGATGATTTGGAAGATGAGGAGGAAGAAGATGAAGGAAATGCCGTTTTTGAGCCGAGTATCGACGAACCGCTGCGTCATgggaagaaaaaatcaaaaactaaaggcgaaaaggagaaaaatatcCTCAAAACAGCGGGAGAAGCTGTCATGAATATGGTTAAAAAGGCAGCCGAAGCACTTTCGAAGACAAACGAACATCAAAATCGAACTTTAAGGACATTCAAAACGCGCGAATGTGTGTCTGTCATTACGCCATTCCTGTGTAACTCGTGCCCGACGCAACTTAGTGCTTCAGTTCAACAAGTTGCGGCATGTTACGACGACGTATTAACCCAATTAGCTGCAAATCCCGTCGTCACTGAGAGTCTTTCACGTGATCTTTGTGCCATTTTTGTTGATCCCGCTCTCAACAAAGCTCAGTTACCGCCAACTCCGTCGACAATTCGTCGTAATTACGTCGCAACGATGCTTCCGTTGAACATTTCCATCGGTGTTTGCAACAAAATCCATTGGGAACACCTGAAATCCTTGGAAGCCATTGACAAAATGAAGAATGAGGTGCCATTTGTGGaagaaaatcacgaaaaagaGTCAAAAGTCGCAGAAGAAGTCAatgaaaacgaacaaaaaccgCAAGAAAATGCTGAAGTTCAGTCCGAAAAGGAAGAAATCTCGCACGAGGAacgaattttccaaaatgcGGAAGACAGTCAACCCCCATTGTCGCAAGAAACGAACGAAACAGAGCCCGAAACTGTCACAAATAGCATCGACAATGTCTCTACTGAGGATGTTCAAGTCGTTATTGACGCGCCTCCGTTAGCGCCCATTAATTTGCCCGAAAAAATTGCAACTTCCGAAGAGGAAGTtgctgaaaatgataaaattgatgaaagcCCGTCGCATGAAACGATCgaaataaatggaaataatTCATGGGAGAATTTAGAAACGCTTTTGGCGAGCAATGGAAATGGAGGAGACTCGGTTCCAACGACCAATCCAACGATAAATCACAAACAAGGTCAACCAGAAAGTGTTTTCCTGCGTTTGTCGAATCGgataaag tCACTCGAGAGGAATATGTCGCTATCGGGTCAGTATTTGGAAGAGCTTTCGCGTCGTTACAAGAAGCAAGTTGAAGAGTTGCAACAATCTTTCGCCAAAACTTTGCATCATATCGAGGagcaaaatcgtaaaaatactGATCGCGAGCAACAATTGTACGAACAAAACCTGCAAATGCGTCACGATTTGAATGAAGTGATCGAAACATTGCAAAATTGGAAGATTATTGTCACTTATTGCGGCGGATTTCTCTTCGTTCAGTtacttttcatgtttttcgtgCTGCGAAACTGCTCAAGACGCAATAATTTGTTGACAGAAGCGCTCGAAGCGACAATCGCAGcgtcaaaaaagaagaaaaagaacaaaGGAGACCTAAAACGAAGGAAATCCATCGATGGCACGTTACATAGTTCACCTTCTGTGAGGCAAAGACGCCCCAGCGAAGAAGCTCTGAAGATTACGGGACATTACGAGGACTTGCTCATCTCTTCGGGAGGCGGCGATGATGTTCGTAACATCGGTTCGGGCAGCGAAGGCACCGATTTCGTCGAAGTAATGAAAGTTTCCGACTCCGTTTCgagcaaaaagaagaaaaataaggaaaaaatccgaaaaacaTCGACAGGAAGTCGTTTATCGAAACGCAGCAGTTCCGGCGACAGTAATTTACTGCGTGGCGAGTCACCAGCTGAATACGACATCAAAAATGGGAACTTGATTCGATGTAATGCCGACAATAAACCCATTGAAGAAATGCCATATTTGGAAGATAACGACGAATTTATCATCCCAACAGCGTCGGAGCTGTCCTATAACGAGTACGTGCCCTCGATGTCGAGTAGTCAGCGAATTAACGGCATGGATTCCTCAATTTCGGACACTTCGTCACGCTCAAGCAACACAAAACTCGACAAATCCCGGAGACTTTCGTCGCCAGCATTTTTCAAATCGGCTCTCGGGCGTTCGAGTACAAGGAAATCGTTGCCGCCCGTCGTTCAAACGAGCGGATGGGAATGGTATCGCTTGCGAAAGTCGAAAGCAAAGTCAGAAAGCCCCGATGTGATCAGTGTCGGAGCCGGAAGTAACATCAGCACATCCACGCCGATCGTTGACAAGAGTGATGCGAACAGCGACGAGGCTTCGAGCAAATCTAAGAAGGCAGGCGGGAGCTTTCGACGCATTCTGAAGaaggttttttaa
- the LOC134829681 gene encoding ubiquitin-like FUBI-ribosomal protein eS30 fusion protein: protein MQLHIRGQNNHVLEVQPTETIGEIKHKLSILEGIDAEDFTLSCEGAVLSVDNVVSSLSNVELDFNIPLLGGKVHGSLARAGKVKGQTPKVEKQEKKKKKTGRAKRRIQFNRRFANVVQSFGRRRGPNANSS, encoded by the exons ATGCAACTCCATATTCGTGGTCAAAACAATCATGTGTTGGAAGTCCAACCAACGGAAACTATTGGAGAAATCAAA cacAAATTGTCAATCCTTGAAGGTATTGATGCCGAAGACTTTACTTTGTCATGCGAAGGCGCCGTTTTGTCCGTTGACAATGTCGTCTCATCCTTGAGCAACGTCGAGCTCGACTTCAATATTCCATTGCTCGGAGGTAAAGTTCACGGATCGTTGGCACGTGCTGGCAAGGTCAAGGGACAAACGCCCAAAGTTGAGAAGcaagagaagaaaaagaagaagacagGTCGTGCTAAGAGACGTATCCAATTCAACAGACGTTTCGCCAACGTTGTTCAATCTTTCGGTCGTCGTCGCGGACCAAATGCCAACTCTTCATAA